A genomic stretch from Aedes albopictus strain Foshan chromosome 2, AalbF5, whole genome shotgun sequence includes:
- the LOC109404233 gene encoding UPF0430 protein CG31712: MGRSRSRSRTPKKHKSKHRKRSKSRSSSHSKHESHRSGAYDKYKERSSKSRKRSLSESSGSSSDDHHRRQHHRKKSSKSHKLTSEVERLAEMERQRRQKEAEQKMIEEEAAKRIELLVKKRVEEELEKRKDEIETEVQRRVEAAKKQMEQEMMLELEKRREQAREEERRREEEELKKRQELENIIAENNRKIEEAQRKLAEDRLAIIEEQRKMDEERQKMRKEQEKRVKEEQKMILGKNNSRPKLSFSLKP; the protein is encoded by the exons ATGGGCCGGTCACGTTCCCGCAGTCGGACGCCGAAGAAACACAAGAGCAAGCACCGAAAACGGAGCAAATCCAGATCGTCTTCCCACAGCAAGCATGAATCCCATCGCAGCGGCGCCTACGACAAATACAAGGAACGCAGTTCCAAATCAAG GAAGCGATCGTTGTCCGAATCATCCGGCAGTAGTAGCGATGACCACCACCGCCGCCAACACCACAGGAAAAAGAGCTCCAAGAGTCACAAGCTGACGTCGGAGGTCGAACGGCTGGCCGAGATGGAGAGACAACGCAGACAGAAGGAGGCGGAACAGAAG ATGATCGAGGAGGAAGCCGCCAAGCGGATCGAGCTACTAGTAAAAAAGCGCGTCGAAGAAGAACTCGAAAAGCGCAAAGATGAAATCGAAACGGAAGTGCAGCGGCGGGTCGAGGCTGCCAAAAAGCAAATGGAGCAGGAGATGATGCTCGAGCTGGAGAAACGGCGCGAGCAAGCGCGCGAAGAAGAACGCCGCCGAGAG GAGGAAGAGCTTAAAAAACGTCAAGAGCTCGAAAATATTATCGCCGAAAACAATCGGAAGATCGAAGAGGCCCAACGCAAATTG GCCGAAGACCGACTGGCGATAATAGAAGAGCAAAGAAAAATGGACGAAGAACGTCAAAAAATGCGCAAAGAGCAGGAAAAACGCGTCAAGGAAGAGCAAAAAATGATCCTGGGCAAGAACAATTCACGGCCCAAACTTTCCTTCTCGTTGAAACCGTAG